The Chloroflexota bacterium genome window below encodes:
- a CDS encoding ComF family protein, with protein MPTLTAIRRVANAALDLLLPRKCVGCRREGAFLCDRCIAETPRAADTTGVGLQLVLAPFEMKGAAQKAVHRLKYNGVRGLAAPMGAAMAQHLQRHGVSPDVIVPVPLHRSRQRERGYNQAELLAREVGRWLEAPVNAGLLARTESAGPQARSASREERQANVEGAFKAQREAIGKSIVIVDDVTTTGATLQACAATLRQAGARRTWGLTFAREI; from the coding sequence GCTGCTGCCGCGCAAGTGCGTGGGGTGCAGGCGCGAGGGCGCGTTCCTGTGCGACCGGTGCATCGCCGAGACGCCGCGGGCCGCCGACACAACCGGCGTCGGGCTGCAGCTGGTGCTGGCGCCGTTCGAGATGAAGGGCGCGGCGCAGAAGGCCGTCCACCGGCTCAAGTACAACGGCGTTCGCGGGCTGGCCGCGCCGATGGGCGCCGCGATGGCGCAGCACCTCCAGCGGCACGGCGTCTCGCCCGACGTCATCGTGCCCGTGCCGCTCCATCGCTCGCGACAGCGCGAGCGCGGCTACAACCAGGCCGAGCTGCTGGCGCGCGAGGTCGGGCGGTGGCTTGAGGCGCCTGTCAACGCGGGGCTGCTGGCGCGCACCGAGAGCGCGGGCCCGCAGGCGCGGTCGGCATCGCGGGAGGAGCGGCAGGCGAACGTCGAGGGGGCGTTCAAGGCGCAGCGCGAGGCCATCGGCAAGTCGATCGTCATCGTGGACGACGTCACCACCACGGGCGCGACGCTGCAGGCGTGCGCGGCGACGCTGCGGCAGGCCGGCGCTCGTCGGACGTGGGGACTGACCTTCGCCCGCGAGATCTAG
- the raiA gene encoding ribosome-associated translation inhibitor RaiA: MEMQIQARNHRLSQGTRDYLTRKLERIEGRVNLPIDAHVVVSEEQTRSQQDRILVEVTLRCNGTLLRGQRRAATVHAAVDALADTLDRRVAHFKSRAYRSEAAHRHGDIHSIRELEAPPVDEPDEDEPEEFELGRVVRSKRFAMKPMSVEEAVVEMELLEHAFYLFHNAATGAHNVLYRRNDGDYGLIEPVEA; this comes from the coding sequence ATGGAGATGCAGATCCAGGCAAGGAACCACCGGCTCTCCCAGGGGACCCGCGACTACCTGACCAGGAAGCTGGAGCGCATTGAGGGCCGAGTCAACCTGCCGATTGACGCCCATGTTGTGGTGTCTGAGGAGCAAACGCGCTCGCAGCAGGACCGCATCCTGGTGGAAGTGACGCTGCGGTGCAACGGCACGCTGCTTCGCGGGCAACGACGCGCCGCGACGGTACACGCCGCAGTCGACGCCCTCGCCGACACCCTCGACCGGCGGGTGGCCCACTTCAAGAGCCGCGCATACCGCAGCGAGGCGGCCCATCGCCACGGCGACATCCACAGCATCCGCGAGCTCGAGGCGCCGCCCGTCGACGAGCCCGACGAGGACGAGCCGGAGGAGTTTGAGCTGGGCCGCGTGGTGCGCTCCAAGCGCTTCGCCATGAAGCCGATGTCCGTGGAGGAGGCGGTAGTGGAGATGGAGCTGCTGGAACACGCCTTCTACCTCTTCCACAACGCGGCCACGGGCGCCCACAACGTCCTCTACCGCCGCAACGACGGCGACTACGGCCTCATCGAGCCGGTGGAGGCGTAG
- a CDS encoding PEP-CTERM sorting domain-containing protein, with protein MPGASTALAQGANEAEFTYLFDSDAEGWTAGFADLPVDHDQQTFELDSGHRALPDGLHQSSGMFMQGHNRSDDLFMYLKRQVDGLQPNTTYDVSVTIDLATNVQAGVFGIGGAPGESVFVKAGASTVEPTAAEGDNRHLRMNIDKGNQSQGGADMVVIGNVAHSEVTGSEYRLKTLDNAGQPLSVETDGNGRVWLIVGTDSGFEGLTAIYYARIAYTLTGPEAAPATGGASLPGWAMAYVAAIGGLVAAIGVVLLVRSRRRRA; from the coding sequence ATGCCGGGAGCCTCGACTGCGCTGGCGCAGGGCGCGAATGAGGCCGAGTTCACGTATCTGTTCGACAGCGATGCCGAGGGGTGGACGGCGGGCTTCGCCGACCTGCCCGTCGACCACGACCAGCAGACTTTCGAGCTCGATTCGGGTCACCGGGCGCTGCCGGACGGGCTCCACCAGAGCAGCGGCATGTTCATGCAGGGCCATAACCGCAGCGACGACCTCTTCATGTACCTGAAGCGGCAGGTGGACGGCCTGCAGCCGAACACCACCTATGACGTGTCGGTGACTATTGACCTGGCAACCAACGTTCAGGCCGGTGTCTTCGGCATCGGCGGGGCTCCCGGCGAGAGCGTCTTCGTGAAGGCGGGCGCGTCGACAGTCGAGCCGACGGCGGCGGAGGGCGACAACCGCCACCTGCGCATGAACATCGACAAGGGGAACCAGAGTCAGGGCGGCGCCGACATGGTGGTCATCGGCAACGTCGCTCACAGCGAGGTTACGGGCAGCGAGTACCGGCTCAAGACTTTGGACAACGCGGGACAGCCCCTCAGCGTCGAGACGGACGGCAACGGCCGCGTCTGGCTCATTGTGGGTACGGACTCCGGCTTCGAGGGACTTACCGCCATCTACTACGCGCGCATCGCCTACACGCTGACCGGTCCCGAGGCTGCTCCTGCCACCGGCGGCGCGTCGCTCCCCGGGTGGGCGATGGCTTACGTGGCGGCAATTGGCGGGCTTGTGGCCGCAATAGGCGTGGTCCTGCTGGTGCGCAGCCGGCGCAGGCGGGCGTAG
- the mutL gene encoding DNA mismatch repair endonuclease MutL, with protein sequence MPIRVLPHEVAARIAAGEVVERPASAVKELVENALDAGATSVRVEVTAGGLNGVRVADNGGGIPAADVASLFQRHATSKLTDVDDLQSIETLGFRGEALYSLAAVAEVSVLTRTPDSDAATYVEAANGRILRQEPRGGPVGTTVSVEELFEQVPARKKFLRSPRSELSRGNGVMTNYALAYPGVRFTLVADGRTAFTSPGNGELREAASAVYGREAAQAFIEVDAPATNDIGVAGLVSPPESTRANRSGITLFVNRRPVQHRSLTFAVTEAYRGILPADRFPVAVLLLDVPPQDVDVNVHPTKAEVRFRREGDVFSALQKAVRETVIAVTPVPEIVSGTVGAPTAFGRLTTAPREPEASPWAPEAPPQAQFGLPSMPEADAPSTVTLAPDAASGVAQPPQREQAPVSMMAALPALRVLGQTQETYIVAEGPDGLYLIDQHAAHECVVYERLRNAAVRAAPEVQGLLEPAAVALSPSHEETVHDHPGELAQYGWLLEPFGDRTCLLRGVPAVLASRDPAKAFLDMLEAAAVAAEFSTWEDRIAATVACHGSVRAGQTLNREEMVELVRLLERTQQPHTCPHGRPTMLHLSAGNLDREFGRK encoded by the coding sequence ATGCCCATCCGAGTGCTGCCCCACGAGGTTGCCGCGCGCATCGCCGCCGGTGAGGTGGTCGAGCGGCCCGCCTCCGCCGTGAAGGAGCTCGTCGAGAACGCCCTCGACGCCGGCGCAACCTCCGTGCGCGTCGAGGTGACGGCGGGCGGCCTCAACGGGGTGCGCGTCGCCGACAACGGCGGCGGCATCCCGGCCGCCGACGTGGCCAGCCTCTTCCAGCGCCACGCCACCAGCAAGCTCACCGACGTCGATGACCTGCAGAGCATCGAGACCCTCGGCTTCCGCGGCGAGGCGCTCTACTCGCTGGCCGCCGTCGCCGAGGTGTCCGTGCTGACGCGCACGCCCGACAGCGACGCCGCCACCTACGTCGAGGCCGCGAACGGGCGCATCCTGCGGCAGGAGCCGCGTGGCGGGCCCGTCGGCACGACGGTCTCCGTCGAAGAGCTCTTCGAGCAGGTGCCGGCCCGAAAGAAGTTCCTGCGGTCGCCCCGCTCGGAGCTGAGCCGCGGCAACGGCGTCATGACCAACTACGCCCTCGCCTACCCCGGCGTGCGCTTCACCCTCGTCGCCGATGGCCGGACGGCCTTCACGTCGCCGGGCAACGGCGAGCTGCGCGAGGCCGCGTCGGCCGTCTACGGCCGCGAGGCCGCGCAGGCGTTCATCGAGGTCGACGCGCCCGCGACGAACGACATCGGCGTGGCGGGCCTCGTCAGCCCGCCGGAGTCGACGCGCGCCAACCGCAGCGGCATCACGCTCTTCGTGAACCGGCGGCCCGTGCAGCACCGCTCGCTCACCTTCGCCGTCACCGAGGCCTACCGCGGGATCCTGCCCGCCGACCGCTTCCCCGTCGCCGTGCTGCTGCTCGACGTGCCGCCGCAGGACGTCGACGTGAACGTCCACCCGACGAAGGCAGAGGTGCGCTTCCGCCGCGAGGGCGACGTGTTCAGCGCGCTGCAGAAGGCCGTGCGCGAGACGGTCATCGCCGTCACGCCGGTGCCGGAGATCGTGTCCGGCACAGTGGGCGCGCCGACAGCGTTCGGGCGTCTAACTACCGCGCCCCGTGAACCCGAGGCGTCGCCGTGGGCGCCGGAAGCGCCCCCACAGGCGCAGTTCGGCCTGCCGAGCATGCCGGAGGCGGACGCGCCGTCGACCGTTACGCTCGCGCCGGACGCGGCGTCAGGCGTAGCCCAGCCGCCGCAACGGGAGCAGGCGCCGGTCTCGATGATGGCCGCGCTGCCCGCGCTGCGGGTGCTGGGCCAGACCCAGGAGACGTACATCGTCGCGGAGGGGCCCGACGGCCTCTACCTCATCGACCAGCACGCGGCGCACGAGTGCGTCGTCTACGAGCGGCTGCGGAACGCCGCGGTCCGCGCCGCGCCGGAGGTGCAGGGGCTGCTGGAGCCGGCGGCCGTCGCCCTCTCGCCGTCGCACGAGGAGACGGTGCACGACCACCCCGGCGAGCTGGCGCAGTACGGCTGGCTGCTGGAACCCTTCGGCGACCGGACATGCCTGCTGCGGGGCGTGCCCGCCGTGCTGGCAAGCCGCGACCCGGCCAAGGCGTTCCTGGACATGCTGGAGGCCGCGGCGGTCGCCGCCGAGTTCTCGACGTGGGAGGACCGCATCGCCGCGACGGTCGCCTGCCACGGTTCCGTCCGCGCAGGGCAGACGCTCAACCGCGAGGAGATGGTCGAGCTGGTGCGCCTGCTCGAGCGCACGCAGCAGCCGCACACCTGCCCCCACGGCCGCCCCACAATGCTCCACCTGAGCGCGGGCAATCTGGACCGGGAATTTGGGAGAAAGTAG
- a CDS encoding AI-2E family transporter encodes MPFHLSRERAHLAAFAAVLLLALALVYVLGSVLLPLGISIVIAYVLLPVARFIERRLPWRHGRPGLARTSAVGIIFLAALAVLVSVFLAVIPPTVDQGRQFAEGFPEFLQGARVTIEGWVEEYVDVISQDARDQIEEALANVGDIVGSAAWSVVEQTLGIITGSFAFILALATAPVLVFYLMKDGGVIVQSLRAPFPASMHPYLRDLIDMADRTLGGYIRGQLTLGVVVGAIVTIGLLALDVPFAVVLGVVAGLTELVPIIGPWIGGGVGVLVTLATEPDKVVWVILLYLAVQLLENTLLVPRIQAETLNLHPIAVILVITIGSHFFGLWGVILGPPLTALGRDLIVYFCRQWNAASQADAPLLDAAGAPVLHEDAPDEGEASGQD; translated from the coding sequence ATGCCATTTCACCTGTCACGGGAACGCGCGCACCTGGCGGCGTTTGCCGCCGTGCTGCTGCTGGCGCTGGCGTTGGTGTACGTGCTGGGGTCGGTGCTGCTGCCGCTGGGCATCAGCATCGTCATCGCCTACGTGCTGCTGCCGGTGGCCCGGTTCATCGAGCGGCGGCTGCCCTGGCGGCACGGCCGCCCGGGCCTCGCGCGGACCTCCGCCGTCGGGATCATCTTCCTCGCGGCCCTGGCGGTCCTCGTGAGTGTCTTCCTCGCCGTCATCCCCCCGACAGTCGACCAGGGGCGGCAGTTCGCCGAGGGCTTCCCCGAGTTCCTCCAGGGCGCCCGCGTGACGATCGAGGGATGGGTCGAAGAATACGTTGACGTCATCTCCCAGGATGCGCGGGACCAGATCGAGGAGGCGCTGGCGAATGTGGGGGACATCGTCGGCAGCGCTGCCTGGAGCGTGGTCGAGCAGACCCTGGGCATCATCACCGGCTCCTTTGCCTTCATCCTTGCACTGGCGACCGCCCCCGTGCTGGTCTTCTACCTGATGAAGGACGGCGGGGTCATTGTGCAGTCCTTGCGCGCCCCCTTTCCCGCCTCCATGCACCCCTACCTGCGCGACCTGATCGACATGGCGGACCGCACGCTGGGCGGCTACATCCGGGGGCAGCTCACCCTCGGCGTGGTGGTTGGGGCCATCGTGACCATTGGGCTGCTGGCGCTGGACGTCCCGTTTGCCGTGGTGCTGGGCGTCGTCGCGGGCCTCACCGAGCTGGTGCCCATCATCGGCCCGTGGATTGGCGGCGGAGTCGGCGTCCTCGTGACCCTCGCGACGGAGCCGGACAAGGTCGTCTGGGTCATCCTGCTCTACTTGGCTGTCCAGCTCCTGGAAAACACCCTGCTGGTGCCGCGCATCCAGGCCGAGACGCTGAACCTGCACCCCATCGCCGTCATCCTTGTGATCACCATCGGCAGCCACTTCTTCGGGCTGTGGGGCGTCATCCTCGGCCCGCCGCTGACCGCCCTGGGCCGCGATCTCATCGTCTACTTCTGCCGCCAGTGGAATGCCGCGTCGCAGGCCGATGCGCCGCTGCTGGACGCGGCGGGGGCGCCCGTCCTGCATGAGGACGCGCCCGATGAAGGCGAAGCGTCCGGTCAGGACTAG
- a CDS encoding PIN domain-containing protein, translated as MFIDTNVLVKSRVPGAPDHNAARASLERAFRDPEPLRISRQVIREYLSVVTRPQTWPVAITREEALDDVSRLIGSFEILEDGPVVTELLVALCREVPAGGQQIHDANIVATMLARGERRLLTFNTADFRRYGDRIELVGG; from the coding sequence ATGTTCATAGACACCAACGTGCTGGTAAAGTCTCGTGTCCCCGGCGCGCCGGACCACAACGCGGCCAGGGCGAGCCTGGAACGCGCTTTTCGAGACCCTGAACCGCTCAGGATCAGTCGCCAGGTGATACGCGAGTACCTGTCGGTGGTCACGCGCCCGCAGACGTGGCCGGTGGCTATCACTCGCGAGGAAGCTCTCGACGACGTGAGCAGGCTGATTGGCAGCTTCGAGATACTTGAAGACGGCCCCGTGGTGACCGAGCTGCTGGTGGCCCTGTGCCGAGAGGTTCCCGCAGGGGGGCAGCAGATTCACGACGCCAACATCGTTGCGACCATGCTCGCGCGTGGAGAGCGCAGGCTCCTCACGTTCAACACAGCAGACTTTCGGCGTTACGGAGACCGCATAGAGTTGGTGGGAGGCTAG
- a CDS encoding thiamine ABC transporter substrate-binding protein translates to MARNLALLTLALLLVLAMAACGDDDAGTPTEPTRPVSQPAPTAAPAPTAAPAPTPIPPDANNELVIMSHDSFNIGEDVIAAFEAANDATVVLLPAGDTGLALNRAILEKGNPSADLFYGVDNTYLGRALAEGIFVPYESPGLANVPEQFIMDPSFHVTPIDYGYVNLNYDKAFLEAEGLQPPSSLEELTESQWKGSLVVENPATSSPGLAFLIATVSYFGEDDDYDYLDYWADLRANDVAITDGWSDAYYTNFTKYGGDQPLVVSYATSPAAEFFFSETPLDDAPTGNILLDRSVFLQIEGMGVLLGADSPNLARKFIDFALDLQFQEDFPDKMFVYPVNRNATLPDFWRFAEEPAVPADIGPAEIGEKREAWIEAWTQVMLR, encoded by the coding sequence ATGGCAAGGAATCTGGCGCTCCTGACCCTGGCGCTGCTGCTGGTCCTCGCGATGGCGGCGTGCGGCGATGACGACGCCGGCACGCCGACGGAACCCACCAGGCCGGTGTCCCAGCCCGCGCCGACGGCTGCGCCCGCACCCACCGCGGCGCCCGCGCCGACGCCCATCCCGCCGGACGCGAACAACGAGCTCGTCATCATGAGCCATGACAGCTTCAACATCGGCGAGGACGTCATCGCGGCCTTCGAGGCGGCGAACGACGCCACCGTCGTGCTGCTGCCCGCCGGCGACACGGGCCTCGCGCTGAACCGCGCCATCCTGGAGAAGGGCAACCCCTCGGCGGACCTCTTCTACGGCGTCGACAACACCTACCTCGGCCGCGCGCTCGCCGAGGGCATCTTCGTGCCCTACGAGTCGCCCGGCCTCGCCAACGTGCCGGAGCAGTTCATCATGGACCCATCCTTCCACGTCACGCCCATCGACTACGGCTACGTCAACCTGAACTACGACAAGGCGTTCCTCGAGGCCGAGGGACTGCAGCCGCCCTCAAGCCTGGAGGAGCTGACCGAGTCGCAGTGGAAGGGCAGTCTGGTCGTCGAGAACCCCGCGACCTCGTCGCCCGGGCTCGCCTTCCTCATCGCGACGGTGTCGTACTTCGGCGAGGACGACGACTACGACTACCTCGACTACTGGGCGGACCTGCGCGCCAACGATGTGGCGATTACCGACGGCTGGAGCGACGCCTACTACACCAACTTCACCAAGTACGGCGGGGACCAGCCGCTGGTGGTGAGCTACGCCACCAGCCCGGCGGCGGAGTTCTTCTTCTCAGAGACGCCGCTGGATGACGCGCCCACGGGGAACATCCTGCTCGACCGCTCCGTGTTCCTCCAGATCGAGGGCATGGGCGTGCTGCTGGGCGCCGACAGCCCCAACCTTGCCCGCAAGTTCATCGACTTTGCGCTGGACTTGCAGTTCCAGGAGGATTTCCCGGACAAGATGTTCGTGTACCCTGTGAACCGGAACGCGACGCTGCCGGACTTCTGGCGCTTCGCGGAGGAGCCGGCGGTGCCCGCGGACATCGGCCCGGCCGAGATCGGCGAGAAGCGGGAAGCGTGGATAGAGGCGTGGACGCAAGTCATGCTGCGGTAG
- a CDS encoding iron ABC transporter permease, with amino-acid sequence MTARLALLAPLAYLAIFFIYPLGAIFERAFIQGEGGFAGFGTLLGDSYYLGRIWFTTWQAAASTALTLAVGLPMAYLFARHDFPGKSLLKAVSTLPFIMPTIVVAMGFVALLGREGLANTLLMAVFPFDDPPIRLANSIWIILLAHAFYNYAIFVRIVSAFWSNVAPQLEESAAMLGAGRVRTFRHVTLPVLLPAIASSAALAFAFCFTSFGVVLVLGGPQFATLEVAVYELTAKLLRLELAAALAIIQMVFTYLFLLAYTRLQASSAVPLNLAPQEATARRPKRAIDVVFVVALVALLLVVLSPLWALVERALSTADGYSLRYFGSLLEDVRGDIFYLPLQNIVGNSLRFGVAATAIALTIGAAAAYYISRPGRRGASAADALLMMPLGVSAVIMGFGFLVAFNRDPIDLRATSIILIIAHTLVAYPFVIRSVLPAMRGMPQNLREAASVMGASPAQGFFHVELPILTPALIVGATFAFAVSMGEFGASLLLVRPESTTMPVAIFRMIAQPGAENLGRALAMSTVLMLVVAAVFAAIERFRYRSAGGF; translated from the coding sequence ATGACCGCACGGCTTGCGCTGCTTGCCCCGCTCGCCTACTTGGCGATCTTCTTCATCTACCCGCTCGGGGCCATATTCGAGCGCGCCTTCATCCAGGGCGAGGGGGGCTTCGCGGGCTTCGGCACGCTGCTGGGCGACTCCTACTACTTGGGGCGCATCTGGTTCACGACGTGGCAGGCGGCGGCCTCGACCGCCCTGACGCTGGCGGTGGGGCTGCCGATGGCCTACCTCTTCGCGCGGCACGACTTCCCCGGCAAGTCGCTGCTGAAGGCCGTGTCGACGCTCCCCTTCATCATGCCGACCATCGTCGTCGCGATGGGGTTCGTCGCGCTGCTGGGCCGCGAGGGGCTGGCGAACACGCTGCTGATGGCCGTCTTCCCCTTTGACGACCCGCCCATCCGGCTGGCCAACTCCATCTGGATCATCCTGCTGGCCCACGCCTTCTACAACTACGCCATCTTCGTGCGCATCGTCTCGGCGTTCTGGAGCAACGTCGCGCCGCAGCTTGAGGAGAGCGCGGCGATGCTGGGCGCGGGGCGCGTGCGCACCTTCCGGCACGTCACCCTGCCGGTGCTGCTGCCGGCGATCGCCTCCTCGGCGGCGCTGGCCTTCGCCTTCTGCTTCACCTCCTTCGGCGTCGTGCTGGTGCTGGGCGGGCCGCAGTTCGCCACGCTGGAGGTCGCCGTGTACGAGCTGACGGCCAAGCTGCTGCGGCTCGAACTGGCGGCGGCGCTGGCCATCATCCAGATGGTGTTCACCTACCTGTTCCTGCTGGCGTACACGCGGTTGCAGGCGAGCTCTGCCGTGCCGCTGAACCTTGCCCCGCAGGAGGCGACAGCCCGCAGGCCCAAGCGCGCCATCGACGTGGTCTTCGTCGTCGCGCTGGTGGCGCTGCTGCTGGTGGTGCTCTCGCCGCTGTGGGCGCTGGTGGAGCGCGCGCTGAGCACCGCCGACGGCTACTCGCTCCGGTACTTCGGGAGCCTGCTGGAGGACGTCCGGGGCGACATCTTCTACCTGCCGCTGCAGAACATCGTCGGCAACTCGCTGCGCTTTGGCGTCGCCGCGACGGCCATCGCCCTTACGATAGGCGCGGCGGCTGCGTATTACATCAGCCGACCGGGCCGCCGCGGGGCGAGCGCCGCCGACGCCCTGCTGATGATGCCGCTGGGCGTGTCGGCGGTCATCATGGGCTTTGGCTTCCTCGTCGCCTTCAACCGTGACCCCATCGACCTGCGGGCCACGTCCATCATCCTGATCATCGCGCACACGCTGGTGGCCTACCCCTTCGTGATACGCAGCGTCCTGCCCGCCATGCGGGGGATGCCGCAGAACCTGCGGGAGGCGGCGTCGGTCATGGGGGCGTCGCCGGCGCAAGGATTCTTCCACGTCGAGCTGCCCATCCTGACGCCGGCGCTCATCGTGGGAGCGACCTTCGCATTCGCGGTGTCGATGGGCGAATTCGGGGCGTCGCTGTTGCTGGTGCGCCCGGAGTCGACGACGATGCCGGTGGCCATCTTCCGGATGATTGCGCAGCCGGGCGCCGAGAACCTTGGGCGCGCGCTGGCAATGAGCACGGTGCTCATGCTGGTGGTGGCGGCCGTCTTCGCGGCGATTGAGCGGTTCCGATACCGAAGCGCGGGGGGCTTCTGA
- a CDS encoding ABC transporter ATP-binding protein — protein sequence MALLEVTNVSKQYGEGFTVKRVSLTAERGDIVCLLGPSGCGKTTMLRLIAGLESPDEGDITFDGRVLNRVPPRNRGFGLMFQDLALFPHMDVAGNVSFGLRMQGQAQDQVSARVNALLRLVGLDDFQKRKVHELSGGERQRVALVRSLAAEPQLLMLDEPLGALDRALRESLQVQVRGILKALGQTAIYVTHDRDEAFAMADTMVIMEQGEVVQAGTPEELYTAPQSELVARSMGIRNVIYGQRAGQTEGVTHVQTSMGLLSGGVQGGGELRPAADVLAFIDERRITVGAQASADTGDTPGRNLLEGKVESRRFHAGELELVVTVGGGVLVCLLKPGDGVPAAGDNVAVAFPHDAVRIVAQEPRSIVSATDALE from the coding sequence ATGGCGTTGCTGGAGGTCACCAACGTCTCCAAGCAGTACGGCGAGGGCTTCACCGTGAAGCGCGTCTCGCTGACGGCGGAGCGCGGCGACATCGTCTGCCTGCTGGGCCCGAGCGGGTGCGGCAAGACGACGATGCTGCGGCTCATCGCCGGGCTGGAGTCGCCGGACGAGGGCGACATCACCTTCGATGGGCGCGTGCTCAACCGGGTGCCGCCGCGCAACCGTGGCTTCGGCCTCATGTTCCAGGACCTCGCGCTGTTCCCGCACATGGACGTCGCCGGCAACGTCAGCTTCGGCCTGCGGATGCAGGGGCAGGCGCAGGACCAGGTGTCAGCGCGGGTGAATGCGCTGCTGCGGCTCGTTGGGCTGGACGACTTCCAGAAGCGCAAGGTGCACGAGCTCTCGGGCGGCGAGCGGCAGCGGGTCGCGCTGGTCCGCTCGCTGGCGGCGGAGCCGCAGCTGCTCATGCTGGACGAGCCCCTCGGCGCGCTGGACCGCGCGCTGCGGGAGTCGTTGCAGGTGCAGGTGCGCGGCATCCTGAAGGCGCTGGGGCAGACGGCCATCTACGTGACCCACGACCGCGACGAGGCATTCGCCATGGCCGACACCATGGTCATCATGGAGCAGGGCGAGGTGGTGCAGGCGGGCACGCCGGAGGAGCTCTACACGGCGCCGCAGAGCGAGCTGGTCGCGCGTTCCATGGGCATCCGCAACGTGATCTACGGGCAGCGGGCGGGCCAGACCGAGGGCGTGACGCACGTGCAGACCAGCATGGGACTGCTGTCGGGCGGCGTGCAGGGCGGCGGCGAGCTCCGCCCCGCGGCCGACGTCCTCGCCTTCATCGACGAGCGGCGCATCACGGTTGGCGCGCAGGCGTCGGCGGACACAGGCGACACGCCGGGCCGCAACCTGCTCGAGGGGAAGGTGGAGAGCCGCCGCTTCCATGCGGGCGAGCTGGAGTTGGTCGTCACTGTGGGCGGCGGCGTCCTCGTCTGTCTGCTGAAGCCGGGCGACGGCGTCCCCGCGGCGGGCGACAACGTCGCCGTCGCCTTCCCCCATGACGCCGTCCGCATCGTCGCACAGGAGCCGCGGAGCATCGTGTCGGCGACAGACGCGCTGGAGTAG
- a CDS encoding DUF488 domain-containing protein, giving the protein MNLYTIGFTKKPASAFFALLRESGARRLVDVRLNPGGQLSGFAKQDDLAFFLRELCGMDYVHMPQLAPTRPILDGLRKVHRHWPTYEREFLALMRERRVAETVDREALANAVLLCSEHSPERCHRRLVAEHLQRAWGDIEVVHLE; this is encoded by the coding sequence GTGAACCTCTACACCATCGGCTTCACCAAGAAGCCCGCCAGCGCGTTCTTTGCGCTGCTGCGGGAGTCCGGCGCTCGGCGGCTCGTCGACGTGCGCCTCAACCCCGGCGGCCAGCTTTCCGGCTTCGCCAAGCAGGACGATCTCGCCTTCTTCCTCCGTGAGCTCTGCGGCATGGACTATGTCCACATGCCCCAGCTCGCCCCAACGCGGCCCATCCTCGACGGGCTCCGTAAAGTCCATCGCCACTGGCCGACGTATGAGCGGGAGTTCCTCGCCCTCATGAGGGAGCGCCGCGTCGCCGAGACGGTCGACCGGGAGGCGCTCGCCAACGCGGTGCTGCTGTGCAGCGAGCACTCGCCGGAGCGCTGCCACCGCCGCCTGGTGGCCGAGCACCTGCAGAGGGCGTGGGGCGACATAGAGGTGGTGCACCTGGAGTAG
- a CDS encoding DUF488 domain-containing protein, which yields MEGATEFPVLTIGHSNHALADFTALLQTHGVTTVADVRTAPYSRYTPHFNHDALRDALETNSIDYVFLGGELGGRPANRSCYDEAGRVLYDRVAETDAFDDGIRAVMHLSEQGCVALMCSEKEPLDCHRTLLLARALAERGVAVRHILADGGIEDHEAAMDRLVEEDRREGSLGLYPSGDMFRSRADIVADALSRRVRKVAYKDSGAASSLAIRETP from the coding sequence ATGGAAGGCGCAACTGAGTTTCCCGTGTTGACCATCGGTCACTCCAATCACGCTTTGGCCGATTTCACGGCTTTGCTGCAAACGCATGGCGTCACCACGGTTGCGGACGTCCGCACCGCGCCGTACAGCCGCTACACCCCCCACTTCAACCACGACGCCCTCCGCGACGCTTTGGAAACCAACAGCATTGACTACGTGTTCCTCGGCGGCGAGCTGGGCGGACGCCCCGCCAACCGCTCTTGCTATGACGAGGCCGGGCGCGTGTTGTATGACCGGGTTGCGGAGACAGACGCCTTTGATGACGGCATTCGCGCCGTCATGCACCTGTCGGAGCAGGGCTGCGTGGCGCTCATGTGCTCGGAGAAGGAGCCCTTGGACTGCCACCGGACACTTCTTTTGGCGCGCGCTCTTGCCGAACGTGGCGTAGCTGTCCGGCACATCCTTGCCGACGGCGGTATCGAAGACCATGAAGCTGCAATGGACCGCCTTGTTGAAGAGGACCGGCGAGAGGGCAGCTTGGGTCTCTATCCTTCCGGTGACATGTTCCGTTCAAGGGCGGACATCGTGGCAGATGCGCTGTCCCGCCGGGTAAGGAAGGTTGCCTACAAGGACAGTGGGGCTGCCTCCTCGCTTGCGATCAGGGAGACCCCGTGA